A genomic segment from Equus przewalskii isolate Varuska chromosome X, EquPr2, whole genome shotgun sequence encodes:
- the CCDC120 gene encoding coiled-coil domain-containing protein 120 isoform X2 has translation MEVKAALFGEAAPQVKSERLRGLLDRQRALQEALSLKLQELRKVCLQEAELTGQLPPECPLEPGERPQLVRRRPPAARAYPPLHPNPAHHSLCPTEELALEALEREVSVQQQIAAAARRLALAPELSAEQRRRRRQVQADALRRLHELEEQLGDVRARLGLPVLPPLSTGPVITTQGVCLGTRLAQLSQEDVVLHSESSSLSESGASHDNEEPRGCFPLAERPSPPKAWDQLRAVSGGSPERRTPWKPSPSDLYGDLKSRRNSVASPTSPTRSLPRSASSFEGRSVPATPVLTRGAGPQLCKPEGLHSRQWSGSQDSQMGFPRADPASDRASLFAARTRRSNSSEALLVDRAGGGGASSPPAPLVPPATGPPVCKSSEVLYERPQPTPAFSSRTTGPPDPPRAARPSSAAPASRGAPRLPPVCGDFLLDYSLDRGLPRGGGGAGWGELLPAAEVPGPLSRRDGLLAMLPGPPPVYAADGSSPLLRSKDPHTRATRTKPCGLPLEATEGPEVHPNPLLWMPPPTRIPPAGERSGHKNLALEGLRDWYIRNSGLASGPQRRPVLPHMGPQHPPFLHARCYEVGQALYGAPSQAPLPHSRSFTAPPVSGRYYADFLYPPELSARLSDLTLEGEQSSSSDPQTPGTLV, from the exons ATGGAAGTCAAAG CTGCCCTGTTTGGAGAGGCCGCCCCCCAGGTGAAGTCAGAGCGTCTGCGGGGGCTGCTTGACCGGCAGCGGGCCCTGCAGGAGGCCCTGAGCCTGAAACTTCAGGAGCTGCGCAAAGTGTGTCTCCAGGAGGCG GAGCTGACTGGCCAACTGCCCCCTGAGTGCCCACTGGAGCCAGGTGAACGGCCTCAGTTGGTCCGCCGGCGGCCCCCTGCAGCCCGAGCCTACCCTCCACTGCACCCCAACCCAGCACACCACTCCTTGTGCCCTACTGAG GAGCTGGCTCTTGAGGCCCTGGAGCGTGAGGTGTCAGTGCAGCAGCAGATTGCGGCCGCTGCCCGCCGCCTGGCCTTGGCCCCCGAGCTGAGTGCCGAGCAGCGCCGACGCCGGCGCCAGGTGCAGGCAGACGCGTTGCGGAGGCTGCATGAGCTGGAGGAGCAGCTCGGGGACGTCCGGGCCCGCCTTGGCCTCCCAGTGCTCCCGCCACTGTCCACGGGGCCAGTTATCACCACCCAGGGAGTGTGCCTGGGCACGCGCCTCGCTCAGCTCAGCCAAG AGGATGTAGTTCTGCACTCGGAGAGCAGCTCCCTCTCAGAGTCTGGGGCCAGCCATGATAATG AGGAGCCCCGTGGATGCTTCCCTCTGGCCGAGCGTCCCTCGCCACCCAAAGCCTGGGACCAGCTGCGGGCGGTGTCTGGGGGCAGCCCTGAGCGACGAACCCCGTGGAAACCATCCCCATCAGATCTTTATGGGGATCTGAAGAGCCGGCGGAACTCTGTGGCTAGCCCCACCAG CCCCACACGCTCGCTGCCCAGGAGTGCCTCCAGTTTTGAGGGGCGAAGTGTGCCTGCCACCCCTGTCCTCACCCGGGGCGCTGGCCCCCAGCTTTGCAA ACCCGAAGGTCTCCATTCTCGCCAGTGGTCCGGCAGCCAGGACTCCCAGATGGGCTTCCCACGGGCGGACCCTGCCTCCGACCGCGCCTCCCTCTTTGCAGCTCGCACCCGCCGCAGCAACAGCTCCGAGGCCCTGCTAGTGGACCGGGCAGGTGGTGGGGGAGCCAGCTCCCCACCTGCACCTCTGGTTCCCCCTGCCACTGGCCCCCCGGTCTGTAAGAGCAGTGAGGTGCTGTATGAGCGCCCCCAACCAacccctgccttctcctcccgCACAACAGGCCCCCCAGACCCTCCCCGGGCTGCCCGGCCTAGCTCAGCAGCCCCTGCCTCCCGCGGGGCCCCCCGGCTCCCACCTGTGTGCGGAGACTTCCTCTTGGACTACTCCCTGGACCGGGGCCTGCCCCGTGGTGGCGGCGGGGCAGGCTGGGGGGAGCTGCTGCCCGCAGCTGAGGTCCCAGGACCCCTCTCCCGCCGGGATGGGCTCCTCGCCATGCTCCCAGGCCCACCACCTGTGTATGCAGCTGACGGCAGCAGCCCCCTCCTCCGCAGCAAGGACCCCCACACCCGTGCCACCCGCACCAAGCCCTGTGGCCTGCCCCTGGAGGCCACTGAGGGTCCAGAGGTGCATCCAAACCCTCTGCTGTGGATGCCGCCACCCACCCGTATCCCCCCAGCTGGTGAGCGCAGCGGCCACAAGAACCTTGCCCTGGAGGGGCTGCGGGACTGGTACATCCGGAACTCGGGACTGGCCTCGGGGCCCCAGCGCCGGCCTGTGCTCCCCCACATGGGCCCGCAACACCCACCCTTCCTCCATGCCCGCTGCTATGAGGTGGGCCAGGCGCTGTATGGGGCCCCCAGCCAGGCGCCGCTCCCACACTCAAGGAGTTTCACGGCGCCCCCTGTCTCCGGCAG ATACTACGCGGACTTCCTGTACCCCCCGGAGCTGAGCGCTCGTTTAAGTGACCTGACGCTAGAGGGGGAGCAGTCCTCCAGTTCTGACCCCCAGACCCCGGGGACACTGGTCTGA
- the CCDC120 gene encoding coiled-coil domain-containing protein 120 isoform X3, translating into MEVKAALFGEAAPQVKSERLRGLLDRQRALQEALSLKLQELRKVCLQEAELTGQLPPECPLEPGERPQLVRRRPPAARAYPPLHPNPAHHSLCPTEELALEALEREVSVQQQIAAAARRLALAPELSAEQRRRRRQVQADALRRLHELEEQLGDVRARLGLPVLPPLSTGPVITTQGVCLGTRLAQLSQEDVVLHSESSSLSESGASHDNEEPRGCFPLAERPSPPKAWDQLRAVSGGSPERRTPWKPSPSDLYGDLKSRRNSVASPTSPTRSLPRSASSFEGRSVPATPVLTRGAGPQLCKPEGLHSRQWSGSQDSQMGFPRADPASDRASLFAARTRRSNSSEALLVDRAGGGGASSPPAPLVPPATGPPVCKSSEVLYERPQPTPAFSSRTTGPPDPPRAARPSSAAPASRGAPRLPPVCGDFLLDYSLDRGLPRGGGGAGWGELLPAAEVPGPLSRRDGLLAMLPGPPPVYAADGSSPLLRSKDPHTRATRTKPCGLPLEATEGPEVHPNPLLWMPPPTRIPPAGERSGHKNLALEGLRDWYIRNSGLASGPQRRPVLPHMGPQHPPFLHARCYEVGQALYGAPSQAPLPHSRSFTAPPVSGRYGGCFY; encoded by the exons ATGGAAGTCAAAG CTGCCCTGTTTGGAGAGGCCGCCCCCCAGGTGAAGTCAGAGCGTCTGCGGGGGCTGCTTGACCGGCAGCGGGCCCTGCAGGAGGCCCTGAGCCTGAAACTTCAGGAGCTGCGCAAAGTGTGTCTCCAGGAGGCG GAGCTGACTGGCCAACTGCCCCCTGAGTGCCCACTGGAGCCAGGTGAACGGCCTCAGTTGGTCCGCCGGCGGCCCCCTGCAGCCCGAGCCTACCCTCCACTGCACCCCAACCCAGCACACCACTCCTTGTGCCCTACTGAG GAGCTGGCTCTTGAGGCCCTGGAGCGTGAGGTGTCAGTGCAGCAGCAGATTGCGGCCGCTGCCCGCCGCCTGGCCTTGGCCCCCGAGCTGAGTGCCGAGCAGCGCCGACGCCGGCGCCAGGTGCAGGCAGACGCGTTGCGGAGGCTGCATGAGCTGGAGGAGCAGCTCGGGGACGTCCGGGCCCGCCTTGGCCTCCCAGTGCTCCCGCCACTGTCCACGGGGCCAGTTATCACCACCCAGGGAGTGTGCCTGGGCACGCGCCTCGCTCAGCTCAGCCAAG AGGATGTAGTTCTGCACTCGGAGAGCAGCTCCCTCTCAGAGTCTGGGGCCAGCCATGATAATG AGGAGCCCCGTGGATGCTTCCCTCTGGCCGAGCGTCCCTCGCCACCCAAAGCCTGGGACCAGCTGCGGGCGGTGTCTGGGGGCAGCCCTGAGCGACGAACCCCGTGGAAACCATCCCCATCAGATCTTTATGGGGATCTGAAGAGCCGGCGGAACTCTGTGGCTAGCCCCACCAG CCCCACACGCTCGCTGCCCAGGAGTGCCTCCAGTTTTGAGGGGCGAAGTGTGCCTGCCACCCCTGTCCTCACCCGGGGCGCTGGCCCCCAGCTTTGCAA ACCCGAAGGTCTCCATTCTCGCCAGTGGTCCGGCAGCCAGGACTCCCAGATGGGCTTCCCACGGGCGGACCCTGCCTCCGACCGCGCCTCCCTCTTTGCAGCTCGCACCCGCCGCAGCAACAGCTCCGAGGCCCTGCTAGTGGACCGGGCAGGTGGTGGGGGAGCCAGCTCCCCACCTGCACCTCTGGTTCCCCCTGCCACTGGCCCCCCGGTCTGTAAGAGCAGTGAGGTGCTGTATGAGCGCCCCCAACCAacccctgccttctcctcccgCACAACAGGCCCCCCAGACCCTCCCCGGGCTGCCCGGCCTAGCTCAGCAGCCCCTGCCTCCCGCGGGGCCCCCCGGCTCCCACCTGTGTGCGGAGACTTCCTCTTGGACTACTCCCTGGACCGGGGCCTGCCCCGTGGTGGCGGCGGGGCAGGCTGGGGGGAGCTGCTGCCCGCAGCTGAGGTCCCAGGACCCCTCTCCCGCCGGGATGGGCTCCTCGCCATGCTCCCAGGCCCACCACCTGTGTATGCAGCTGACGGCAGCAGCCCCCTCCTCCGCAGCAAGGACCCCCACACCCGTGCCACCCGCACCAAGCCCTGTGGCCTGCCCCTGGAGGCCACTGAGGGTCCAGAGGTGCATCCAAACCCTCTGCTGTGGATGCCGCCACCCACCCGTATCCCCCCAGCTGGTGAGCGCAGCGGCCACAAGAACCTTGCCCTGGAGGGGCTGCGGGACTGGTACATCCGGAACTCGGGACTGGCCTCGGGGCCCCAGCGCCGGCCTGTGCTCCCCCACATGGGCCCGCAACACCCACCCTTCCTCCATGCCCGCTGCTATGAGGTGGGCCAGGCGCTGTATGGGGCCCCCAGCCAGGCGCCGCTCCCACACTCAAGGAGTTTCACGGCGCCCCCTGTCTCCGGCAGGTATGGGGGGTGCTTTTACTGA
- the CCDC120 gene encoding coiled-coil domain-containing protein 120 isoform X1, protein MEVKGQLISSPTFNASAALFGEAAPQVKSERLRGLLDRQRALQEALSLKLQELRKVCLQEAELTGQLPPECPLEPGERPQLVRRRPPAARAYPPLHPNPAHHSLCPTEELALEALEREVSVQQQIAAAARRLALAPELSAEQRRRRRQVQADALRRLHELEEQLGDVRARLGLPVLPPLSTGPVITTQGVCLGTRLAQLSQEDVVLHSESSSLSESGASHDNEEPRGCFPLAERPSPPKAWDQLRAVSGGSPERRTPWKPSPSDLYGDLKSRRNSVASPTSPTRSLPRSASSFEGRSVPATPVLTRGAGPQLCKPEGLHSRQWSGSQDSQMGFPRADPASDRASLFAARTRRSNSSEALLVDRAGGGGASSPPAPLVPPATGPPVCKSSEVLYERPQPTPAFSSRTTGPPDPPRAARPSSAAPASRGAPRLPPVCGDFLLDYSLDRGLPRGGGGAGWGELLPAAEVPGPLSRRDGLLAMLPGPPPVYAADGSSPLLRSKDPHTRATRTKPCGLPLEATEGPEVHPNPLLWMPPPTRIPPAGERSGHKNLALEGLRDWYIRNSGLASGPQRRPVLPHMGPQHPPFLHARCYEVGQALYGAPSQAPLPHSRSFTAPPVSGRYYADFLYPPELSARLSDLTLEGEQSSSSDPQTPGTLV, encoded by the exons ATGGAAGTCAAAGGTCAGCTGATCAGCTCTCCCACCTTCAATGCCTCAG CTGCCCTGTTTGGAGAGGCCGCCCCCCAGGTGAAGTCAGAGCGTCTGCGGGGGCTGCTTGACCGGCAGCGGGCCCTGCAGGAGGCCCTGAGCCTGAAACTTCAGGAGCTGCGCAAAGTGTGTCTCCAGGAGGCG GAGCTGACTGGCCAACTGCCCCCTGAGTGCCCACTGGAGCCAGGTGAACGGCCTCAGTTGGTCCGCCGGCGGCCCCCTGCAGCCCGAGCCTACCCTCCACTGCACCCCAACCCAGCACACCACTCCTTGTGCCCTACTGAG GAGCTGGCTCTTGAGGCCCTGGAGCGTGAGGTGTCAGTGCAGCAGCAGATTGCGGCCGCTGCCCGCCGCCTGGCCTTGGCCCCCGAGCTGAGTGCCGAGCAGCGCCGACGCCGGCGCCAGGTGCAGGCAGACGCGTTGCGGAGGCTGCATGAGCTGGAGGAGCAGCTCGGGGACGTCCGGGCCCGCCTTGGCCTCCCAGTGCTCCCGCCACTGTCCACGGGGCCAGTTATCACCACCCAGGGAGTGTGCCTGGGCACGCGCCTCGCTCAGCTCAGCCAAG AGGATGTAGTTCTGCACTCGGAGAGCAGCTCCCTCTCAGAGTCTGGGGCCAGCCATGATAATG AGGAGCCCCGTGGATGCTTCCCTCTGGCCGAGCGTCCCTCGCCACCCAAAGCCTGGGACCAGCTGCGGGCGGTGTCTGGGGGCAGCCCTGAGCGACGAACCCCGTGGAAACCATCCCCATCAGATCTTTATGGGGATCTGAAGAGCCGGCGGAACTCTGTGGCTAGCCCCACCAG CCCCACACGCTCGCTGCCCAGGAGTGCCTCCAGTTTTGAGGGGCGAAGTGTGCCTGCCACCCCTGTCCTCACCCGGGGCGCTGGCCCCCAGCTTTGCAA ACCCGAAGGTCTCCATTCTCGCCAGTGGTCCGGCAGCCAGGACTCCCAGATGGGCTTCCCACGGGCGGACCCTGCCTCCGACCGCGCCTCCCTCTTTGCAGCTCGCACCCGCCGCAGCAACAGCTCCGAGGCCCTGCTAGTGGACCGGGCAGGTGGTGGGGGAGCCAGCTCCCCACCTGCACCTCTGGTTCCCCCTGCCACTGGCCCCCCGGTCTGTAAGAGCAGTGAGGTGCTGTATGAGCGCCCCCAACCAacccctgccttctcctcccgCACAACAGGCCCCCCAGACCCTCCCCGGGCTGCCCGGCCTAGCTCAGCAGCCCCTGCCTCCCGCGGGGCCCCCCGGCTCCCACCTGTGTGCGGAGACTTCCTCTTGGACTACTCCCTGGACCGGGGCCTGCCCCGTGGTGGCGGCGGGGCAGGCTGGGGGGAGCTGCTGCCCGCAGCTGAGGTCCCAGGACCCCTCTCCCGCCGGGATGGGCTCCTCGCCATGCTCCCAGGCCCACCACCTGTGTATGCAGCTGACGGCAGCAGCCCCCTCCTCCGCAGCAAGGACCCCCACACCCGTGCCACCCGCACCAAGCCCTGTGGCCTGCCCCTGGAGGCCACTGAGGGTCCAGAGGTGCATCCAAACCCTCTGCTGTGGATGCCGCCACCCACCCGTATCCCCCCAGCTGGTGAGCGCAGCGGCCACAAGAACCTTGCCCTGGAGGGGCTGCGGGACTGGTACATCCGGAACTCGGGACTGGCCTCGGGGCCCCAGCGCCGGCCTGTGCTCCCCCACATGGGCCCGCAACACCCACCCTTCCTCCATGCCCGCTGCTATGAGGTGGGCCAGGCGCTGTATGGGGCCCCCAGCCAGGCGCCGCTCCCACACTCAAGGAGTTTCACGGCGCCCCCTGTCTCCGGCAG ATACTACGCGGACTTCCTGTACCCCCCGGAGCTGAGCGCTCGTTTAAGTGACCTGACGCTAGAGGGGGAGCAGTCCTCCAGTTCTGACCCCCAGACCCCGGGGACACTGGTCTGA
- the PRAF2 gene encoding PRA1 family protein 2, with product MSEVRLPPLRALDDFVLGSARLAAPDPCDPQRWCHRVINNLLYYQTNYLVCFGFGLALAGYMRPLHTLLSALVVAVALGVLVWAAETRAAVRRCRRSHPAACLAAVLAVGLLVLWAVGGAGTFLLSIAGPVLVILVHASLRLRNLKNKIENKIESIGLKRTPMGLLLEALGQEQEAGS from the exons ATGTCGGAGGTGCGGCTGCCCCCGCTACGCGCCCTGGATGACTTCGTTTTGGGATCGGCGCGTCTGGCGGCCCCGGATCCATGCGACCCGCAGCGATGGTGCCACCGCGTCATCAACAACCTCCTCTACTACCAGACCAACTACCTTGTCTGCTTCGGCTTCGGTCTTGCTCTGGCCGG GTACATGCGTCCGTTGCACACCCTCCTAAGCGCGTTGGTAGTGGCGGTGGCCCTTGGCGTGCTGGTGTGGGCGGCTGAGACTCGCGCAGCCGTGCGCCGCTGCCGCCGCAGCCACCCTGCCGCCTGCCTGGCCGCAGTGCTGGCCGTCGGCCTCCTTGTTCTCTGGGCCGTGGGCGGCGCTGGGACTTTCCTGCTCAGCATCGCCGGGCCCGTTCTTG TGATCCTGGTGCACGCCTCGCTGCGCCTGCGCAACCTCAAGAACAAGATTGAGAACAAGATCGAGAGCATTGGTCTCAAGCGGACGCCAATGGGGCTGCTACTGGAGGCGCTGGGACAAGAGCAGGAGGCTGGGTCCTAG